From Alkalibacter saccharofermentans DSM 14828, the proteins below share one genomic window:
- a CDS encoding ABC transporter permease, whose translation MRADMELRPELFQKADKSNKNADKIKRPTIKYWPDVWRRLNHNKLAMLGLTLIVLMGVMSFVGTELSGYTYFEQNLSLRNVKPGGAFWFGSDELGRDMFTRVWFGARYSLAIGIIAAFIDFLVGVIYGGVAGIASRRVDSIMMRIAEVIYSIPYLLIVILLSVVLSREGGGTSMFVLILAMSLTGWVPMAILVRGQVLQLKESEYSLASESLGATKGWILKKHIFPNTLGPILVNVTLTIPRAIFAEATLGFLGLGLQAPKSSLGTLANDGLAGLAVGNAYQIIIPAILISLIMFSFNVLGDGLRDALDPRLRK comes from the coding sequence ATGAGAGCGGATATGGAGCTAAGACCGGAGCTTTTTCAAAAAGCTGACAAAAGCAATAAAAACGCCGATAAGATCAAACGCCCAACTATCAAGTATTGGCCTGATGTCTGGAGAAGGTTAAACCACAATAAGCTTGCAATGCTAGGGCTCACGCTGATCGTTTTAATGGGTGTTATGTCTTTTGTAGGAACGGAACTTTCCGGATATACCTACTTCGAACAAAACCTATCCCTTAGGAATGTCAAACCGGGTGGAGCATTTTGGTTTGGGTCTGATGAACTGGGCAGGGACATGTTTACAAGAGTATGGTTCGGCGCAAGATACTCACTTGCCATAGGCATAATTGCGGCATTTATAGATTTTTTAGTAGGTGTCATTTACGGCGGAGTAGCAGGAATTGCCTCTCGCAGAGTAGATTCTATCATGATGAGGATTGCAGAAGTAATCTACAGCATACCATATTTGCTGATAGTAATTCTGTTGTCGGTAGTGCTCTCTCGTGAAGGTGGAGGAACTTCCATGTTCGTATTGATTTTGGCAATGAGCTTGACAGGATGGGTTCCCATGGCGATATTGGTCAGGGGACAGGTGCTCCAGCTTAAGGAGTCAGAATATTCTCTGGCCAGTGAATCTCTTGGCGCAACCAAGGGGTGGATACTAAAAAAACATATATTCCCCAATACCTTGGGACCTATATTAGTTAATGTAACATTGACCATTCCTCGGGCGATATTTGCAGAAGCGACCCTTGGCTTTTTGGGGCTGGGGCTACAGGCTCCAAAGTCAAGCCTTGGCACTCTTGCAAATGATGGCTTGGCGGGACTGGCAGTGGGCAATGCATATCAGATTATAATACCTGCCATATTGATTTCGTTAATCATGTTCTCCTTCAACGTGCTGGGAGACGGATTAAGGGATGCCTTGGATCCAAGATTACGTAAGTAA
- a CDS encoding ABC transporter ATP-binding protein — protein sequence MEKILEIKNLAVSFKTFFGEVEAVRDISFDVGKKETVAVVGESGCGKSVTANSIMQLLPTPPAFYKTGEIRFKGEDLLSKSENEMQKIRGNHIGMIFQDPMTSLNPTTKVGKQITEGLVRHKNVSKEEAKKKAIEMLKLVSVPQPEKRIEQYPHEFSGGMRQRVMIALAMISNPGLLIADEPTTALDVTVQAQILDLMKDLQEKMDMAIILITHDLGVVADMSDRVVVMYAGQIVEQGLTSEIFDNTSHPYTKKLLASVPRLDMKRNETLLSIEGTPPDLYIPPKGCAFYDRCDFAMQVCEDNMPEFIQHSQTHSSRCWLNHPMAKSVKGSEV from the coding sequence ATGGAAAAAATATTAGAGATAAAAAACCTGGCCGTCTCTTTCAAAACTTTTTTTGGAGAGGTAGAGGCAGTAAGAGATATAAGTTTTGACGTTGGCAAAAAAGAAACGGTAGCAGTCGTGGGCGAGTCCGGTTGCGGTAAAAGTGTGACAGCAAACTCGATAATGCAGCTCTTGCCGACGCCTCCAGCGTTTTATAAAACAGGAGAAATTAGGTTCAAGGGTGAAGACCTGTTGAGCAAATCGGAAAATGAGATGCAAAAAATCAGGGGGAATCACATAGGAATGATATTTCAAGATCCCATGACATCTCTTAACCCTACGACGAAGGTAGGAAAACAGATAACCGAGGGTCTCGTGAGACATAAGAACGTATCAAAGGAAGAAGCGAAGAAAAAAGCTATCGAGATGTTAAAGCTGGTTTCGGTACCCCAGCCGGAAAAGCGCATCGAGCAGTATCCTCATGAATTTTCAGGTGGGATGAGACAGCGGGTAATGATTGCTTTGGCAATGATCTCAAACCCGGGGCTTCTAATAGCCGATGAGCCGACCACTGCCCTAGATGTTACAGTACAGGCACAGATACTTGATTTGATGAAAGATCTTCAAGAAAAAATGGACATGGCCATAATTTTGATTACTCACGATTTGGGCGTAGTTGCAGATATGAGTGACCGAGTAGTGGTAATGTATGCAGGCCAAATCGTAGAGCAAGGATTGACAAGTGAGATATTTGATAACACGTCCCACCCTTATACCAAAAAACTGTTGGCTTCTGTGCCAAGACTAGATATGAAAAGAAATGAGACGCTGCTTTCAATTGAAGGAACGCCTCCGGATTTATACATACCTCCAAAGGGCTGCGCCTTTTACGACCGTTGCGATTTTGCCATGCAGGTTTGCGAGGATAATATGCCGGAATTTATTCAGCACAGTCAGACCCATTCAAGCAGGTGCTGGCTAAATCACCCAATGGCAAAAAGCGTGAAAGGAAGTGAAGTTTGA
- a CDS encoding ABC transporter ATP-binding protein, with translation MQEPLISVKNLKKYFDVGKGAVLKAVDGISFDIYPGETFGLVGESGCGKSTAGRTIIRLYDPTGGEVVFNGKNIFALSRHDMSEIRKNFQMIFQDPYASLNPRMTVLDIVAEPLDIHKIYKSSKERKDRVIELLQLVGLNDEHAMRFPHEFSGGQRQRIGIARALALNPKFIVCDEPISALDVSIQAQVVNLLKDLQTKLGLTYMFIAHDLSMVRYISDRVGVMYLGHMMELAGSEELYDNPLHPYTKALLSAIPIPEPEAQRSKKRIVLEGDVPSPINPKEGCRFVDRCPYAVDRCKIETPEFIEHKPGHFAACHRIGEI, from the coding sequence ATGCAGGAGCCGTTGATTTCAGTTAAGAATCTTAAGAAGTATTTTGATGTTGGAAAAGGAGCTGTGCTAAAAGCGGTAGACGGCATCAGCTTTGATATATATCCCGGTGAGACTTTTGGGCTTGTAGGAGAGTCGGGGTGCGGTAAATCCACTGCTGGCAGAACCATTATAAGGCTATATGATCCTACAGGTGGAGAAGTTGTATTTAATGGAAAAAATATTTTTGCCTTATCAAGACATGACATGTCAGAAATAAGAAAAAACTTTCAAATGATATTTCAAGACCCCTATGCGTCGTTGAATCCAAGGATGACAGTTCTCGACATAGTGGCGGAACCACTTGACATACACAAGATATATAAAAGCAGCAAGGAAAGAAAAGACAGGGTAATTGAGCTTTTGCAGCTCGTAGGACTTAACGATGAGCATGCCATGAGATTTCCCCACGAATTTTCCGGGGGACAGCGACAAAGAATCGGCATTGCCAGGGCGTTGGCTTTAAATCCCAAGTTTATAGTTTGCGACGAGCCGATATCGGCGCTTGATGTATCCATACAGGCCCAAGTCGTAAACCTGCTTAAGGATTTACAAACAAAACTGGGTCTTACCTATATGTTCATAGCTCATGATCTATCCATGGTAAGATACATATCAGACAGAGTAGGGGTCATGTATTTAGGCCACATGATGGAGCTTGCGGGATCTGAAGAGCTTTACGACAATCCCCTTCATCCGTATACAAAAGCATTGCTGTCAGCGATACCTATACCGGAGCCTGAAGCGCAAAGAAGCAAAAAAAGGATTGTGCTTGAAGGGGACGTGCCAAGTCCGATAAACCCAAAGGAAGGATGCCGATTTGTAGATAGGTGCCCGTATGCGGTAGACAGGTGCAAAATTGAAACACCGGAGTTCATTGAACACAAGCCCGGACATTTCGCCGCTTGTCACAGAATAGGCGAAATATAA
- the larC gene encoding nickel pincer cofactor biosynthesis protein LarC: protein MKILYYDCFCGISGDMNLGAMADIGVDTEYIKSELSKLSISDDFDVVFNKSEKKGISGTKADVVLKKHEHPHRHLKDVYKIIDDSDLNENIKKISKRIFENIAIAEGKVHGKPVEKVHFHEVGAIDSIVDVVGAAICYDSLDIDGVYSSSVQVGGGFVNCAHGKIPVPAPATVELLTGIPIKTGLVDGESTTPTGAAILKSLADGFTNSLSMDIKKTGYGLGTKDFDVPNVLRVYIAEIEDKKKVDEIQYMIEANIDDMNPEHYSHLEEKLFEGGALDVYKTQILMKKSRPAVKLSILCSEDRVENMEEVVFLHSTTLGVRKYKVEKSMLVRKIIKLKTQWGDVRVKQGFYKGRLLKQKAEYEDCLKIAKDNNLELDKIYRQIYRQL, encoded by the coding sequence TTGAAAATTTTATATTATGATTGTTTTTGCGGCATAAGCGGGGATATGAACTTGGGAGCAATGGCGGATATTGGAGTCGATACGGAATACATAAAAAGTGAACTGAGCAAGCTTTCGATAAGTGACGATTTTGATGTCGTTTTTAATAAATCTGAAAAGAAGGGCATCAGCGGAACTAAGGCTGATGTTGTCTTAAAAAAACATGAGCACCCCCACAGGCATTTGAAGGATGTATACAAGATAATAGACGACAGCGACTTAAATGAAAACATTAAAAAGATCAGCAAGAGAATTTTTGAAAACATCGCTATAGCTGAAGGTAAAGTCCACGGAAAGCCCGTGGAAAAGGTTCATTTTCATGAAGTCGGTGCCATCGATTCCATTGTTGACGTAGTAGGGGCAGCCATATGCTACGATTCTTTGGATATAGACGGTGTCTATTCGTCTTCTGTACAAGTTGGTGGAGGGTTTGTTAACTGTGCTCACGGTAAAATACCTGTACCTGCACCTGCAACGGTGGAGCTTTTGACGGGTATACCGATAAAGACAGGTCTTGTTGACGGTGAATCTACGACACCTACCGGAGCGGCTATTCTTAAGTCCCTTGCAGATGGTTTTACCAATAGCCTGAGCATGGATATAAAGAAAACCGGTTATGGATTGGGTACAAAGGATTTTGATGTGCCAAATGTGCTAAGGGTTTATATTGCTGAAATAGAAGATAAAAAAAAAGTCGATGAAATTCAATATATGATCGAGGCAAATATAGACGACATGAATCCAGAGCATTATTCGCACCTGGAGGAAAAGCTCTTTGAAGGCGGAGCTTTAGATGTTTACAAAACCCAGATATTGATGAAAAAAAGCAGACCTGCCGTCAAGCTTAGTATACTTTGCAGTGAGGATCGTGTAGAAAATATGGAAGAGGTTGTCTTCTTGCACTCTACCACACTGGGAGTCAGAAAATACAAAGTTGAAAAGAGCATGCTGGTAAGAAAGATAATCAAATTAAAGACTCAGTGGGGAGATGTGAGGGTTAAACAAGGTTTTTACAAGGGAAGGCTATTGAAGCAAAAGGCAGAATATGAGGATTGTCTGAAAATCGCCAAAGATAACAACCTGGAGCTTGATAAAATCTACAGACAAATTTACAGGCAACTGTAA
- the larE gene encoding ATP-dependent sacrificial sulfur transferase LarE, with translation MEINEKYESLIKYLKGLNKAVLAFSGGVDSTFLLHAAKEALGDDLIAVTIISPYIPKWEVEEARETSKTIGVKHVFIEAKIIDEIRNNPEDRCYLCKKAVFGEILKFASDQGIKYVMDGTNIDDMSDYRPGLKALSELNVVSPLKENEFSKSDIRELSKTAGLYTWDKPAYACLLTRIPYNTPLREEDFGKIEEAEKFMMDLGFKAVRVRCHDDLARIEIPQNERHKIFDEALLDKISKGIKNAGFKYVSLDLEGYKMGSFNQDVNKGE, from the coding sequence ATGGAAATCAACGAAAAATATGAATCGCTCATAAAATATCTTAAGGGACTAAATAAGGCAGTACTTGCCTTTTCGGGTGGGGTGGATAGCACATTTTTGCTCCATGCTGCAAAAGAAGCCTTGGGGGACGATTTGATAGCTGTTACAATCATCTCTCCTTACATTCCAAAATGGGAGGTTGAGGAAGCTAGGGAGACTTCCAAGACGATAGGAGTTAAGCACGTTTTCATTGAAGCGAAGATTATTGACGAAATAAGGAACAATCCTGAGGATCGGTGCTATTTGTGTAAAAAAGCAGTGTTTGGCGAGATACTTAAATTTGCATCTGATCAAGGAATCAAATACGTAATGGATGGAACCAACATCGATGACATGAGCGATTACAGGCCAGGGCTTAAAGCACTTAGCGAGCTTAATGTGGTAAGTCCTCTTAAAGAAAATGAATTTTCAAAATCAGACATACGTGAACTTTCCAAGACGGCGGGGCTTTATACCTGGGATAAGCCTGCATATGCTTGTCTTCTGACGAGGATTCCTTACAACACCCCTTTGAGGGAAGAAGACTTTGGAAAAATCGAAGAAGCTGAAAAATTCATGATGGACCTTGGATTCAAGGCTGTGAGGGTAAGGTGTCATGACGATCTTGCCAGGATAGAGATCCCTCAAAATGAACGTCACAAGATATTTGATGAAGCATTGTTGGATAAGATATCAAAAGGAATAAAAAATGCTGGATTTAAATACGTATCTTTAGACCTTGAAGGATACAAAATGGGAAGCTTCAATCAGGATGTAAATAAAGGTGAATAA
- a CDS encoding flavin reductase family protein: protein MEKIFTSELEDAMESLHLGGAFLTTSTGVKDNTMTISWGMIGYQWKIPVFMLLVRKSRYTHDILENSDEFTVSIPKLGKMKEALTLCGSKSGRDMDKFEAAGLVKAKGKKVSVPVVSDCLRTYECKVVYKQDMDPKLLNSEIEKLIYNGSNHHTLYYGEIVESY from the coding sequence ATGGAAAAGATATTTACATCTGAATTGGAAGATGCTATGGAATCCCTTCATCTTGGAGGAGCATTTCTGACCACAAGCACAGGGGTAAAAGACAATACCATGACCATATCCTGGGGGATGATAGGTTACCAATGGAAAATACCTGTCTTTATGTTACTTGTCAGAAAATCTAGATACACCCATGACATTTTGGAAAACAGCGATGAATTTACCGTCAGCATCCCTAAGCTCGGTAAAATGAAGGAAGCCCTGACTCTGTGTGGAAGCAAATCCGGGCGGGATATGGACAAATTTGAAGCTGCCGGGCTTGTAAAGGCAAAGGGAAAGAAGGTTTCCGTTCCGGTAGTTAGCGATTGCTTGCGTACATACGAATGCAAGGTTGTGTACAAGCAGGATATGGACCCAAAACTATTAAATTCGGAGATTGAAAAATTAATTTACAATGGAAGTAACCACCACACTTTATATTATGGTGAAATAGTAGAGTCCTATTAA
- a CDS encoding nitroreductase family protein, with product MDFLTLAKKRYSSRKYSTKSVEPQKLNYVLEAGRVAPTAKNLQPHKILVIQEQKGLEKLAKSARTYSAPVALVVCADHTQAWVRPFDDKDHGDVDVSIVTDHMMLAATEQGLSSVWVCYFDPEIVREEFGIPETLEPVNVLLLGYAEDSPKPMDRHDEMRKPLSETVFYEKF from the coding sequence ATGGATTTTTTAACACTTGCAAAGAAAAGATATTCTTCTCGAAAATACTCTACTAAAAGCGTGGAGCCCCAAAAGCTCAACTACGTTTTGGAAGCGGGAAGAGTCGCACCTACAGCTAAAAATCTGCAGCCCCATAAGATCTTAGTGATTCAAGAGCAAAAAGGACTTGAAAAGCTTGCAAAGTCTGCAAGGACTTATTCTGCCCCCGTTGCACTTGTGGTATGCGCAGATCATACTCAAGCCTGGGTGCGTCCCTTCGACGATAAAGATCATGGAGACGTAGATGTGAGCATTGTAACAGATCATATGATGCTAGCCGCAACTGAACAAGGTCTAAGCTCAGTCTGGGTTTGTTATTTCGATCCGGAAATCGTCAGGGAGGAATTTGGCATACCTGAAACTTTGGAACCCGTCAATGTTCTCCTGTTGGGCTATGCTGAAGATAGCCCGAAACCCATGGATAGACATGATGAAATGAGAAAACCTTTGAGTGAAACCGTATTTTACGAAAAATTTTGA
- a CDS encoding RtcB family protein: MEIKGKFNTAIVYTNDIDINAKMQIKELCDQSWTKGLRIRIMPDVHAGAGCTIGTTMTVLDKVVPNLVGVDIGCGVEVVKFKAEGFDFAALDKFIYKNIPYSFKVYDKPVEIFDINGLMCINELKNHERLIRSVGTLGGGNHFIEISKDDKGLMYLQVHCGSRNLGKQVAELYQVKAWKALKKNPPEGQKVPKSLSYLEGKGFDDYINDMKIVQRFAVRNREIIAEKIMDRFSIFPLEQFTTIHNYIDLDMMILRKGAVSAKKEEKLIIPMNMRDGSLICIGKGNPEWNYSAPHGAGRLMSRTEAKKSLSLQGFKESMEGVYTTSVSKGTLDEAPSAYKPIDSILAYVKDTVDIVDIIKPLYNFKAEE; this comes from the coding sequence GTGGAAATAAAAGGCAAGTTCAATACAGCTATAGTATACACAAACGATATAGACATAAATGCAAAAATGCAAATAAAAGAGCTTTGTGACCAAAGTTGGACAAAAGGGCTAAGGATAAGGATAATGCCGGATGTCCATGCGGGAGCGGGATGCACTATCGGAACGACGATGACTGTATTGGACAAAGTGGTTCCAAATCTTGTAGGGGTTGATATAGGCTGCGGTGTAGAGGTAGTAAAATTTAAAGCAGAAGGATTTGATTTTGCAGCACTTGATAAATTTATTTATAAAAATATCCCATACTCTTTCAAGGTGTATGATAAACCTGTTGAAATTTTTGATATCAACGGTCTAATGTGCATCAATGAGCTTAAAAACCACGAAAGGCTGATAAGATCCGTGGGTACCTTAGGGGGAGGCAATCATTTCATAGAGATATCCAAAGACGACAAGGGGTTGATGTATCTGCAGGTTCATTGCGGAAGCAGGAACCTCGGGAAACAAGTTGCAGAACTCTATCAGGTGAAAGCCTGGAAAGCTTTAAAGAAGAACCCGCCGGAAGGCCAAAAGGTTCCAAAATCCCTTTCATACTTGGAAGGCAAGGGCTTTGATGACTACATCAACGACATGAAAATTGTCCAGCGCTTTGCAGTAAGAAACAGGGAAATAATAGCGGAAAAGATTATGGATAGATTTTCGATTTTCCCTTTAGAGCAATTCACTACGATACACAACTACATCGATCTCGACATGATGATTCTTAGAAAAGGTGCAGTGTCTGCAAAAAAAGAAGAAAAGCTAATAATACCAATGAACATGAGAGATGGTTCGCTGATATGCATCGGAAAAGGCAATCCGGAGTGGAACTACTCGGCGCCTCATGGAGCGGGACGGTTGATGAGCAGAACCGAAGCAAAGAAATCTTTGTCTCTTCAGGGATTTAAAGAGTCCATGGAAGGTGTATACACTACATCTGTAAGCAAGGGCACCTTGGACGAAGCTCCTTCTGCGTACAAGCCTATCGACAGCATCTTAGCATATGTCAAAGATACCGTCGATATTGTAGATATAATCAAGCCACTATACAATTTCAAGGCAGAGGAGTAG
- a CDS encoding betaine/proline/choline family ABC transporter ATP-binding protein (Members of the family are the ATP-binding subunit of ABC transporters for substrates such as betaine, L-proline or other amino acids, choline, carnitine, etc. The substrate specificity is best determined from the substrate-binding subunit, rather than this subunit, as it interacts with the permease subunit and not with substrate directly.), whose amino-acid sequence MIVYKEVTKKYDDVTVVDNFNLTIDDGEFVVLIGPSGCGKTTSLKMVNRLIEMNDGAIFIDNQNINEMDAVELRRKIGYVIQQIGLFPNMNIEENITVVPKLLKWSKEKRRKRAEELLKLVGMPYEENAHKYPNELSGGQQQRIGVLRALAAEPPIILMDEPFGALDPITRENLQDELKVIQKKLKKTVVFVTHDMDEAIKMADKIIFMYNGKILQAASPEEMLKNPADPVIKNFLGKRSYSSTGEDLICKDVMRTKILTVPNTKKTLECINLMKQRQINSVVVVDENERYLGVAGIKEIMKTGKPGESIEKVTNKDLKTVSVNTNAKEAFDYLMESNNDYIVVLNSDKTVAGIITESSMTNALASVVWGG is encoded by the coding sequence GTGATAGTTTACAAGGAAGTTACTAAAAAATACGACGATGTAACAGTGGTTGACAACTTTAACCTGACAATAGACGATGGAGAGTTCGTTGTGTTGATTGGTCCATCGGGTTGTGGGAAAACGACCAGTCTGAAAATGGTGAATCGTTTAATAGAAATGAATGATGGAGCAATTTTTATTGACAATCAAAACATAAATGAAATGGATGCAGTTGAGCTGCGGAGGAAAATTGGCTATGTAATACAGCAGATAGGGCTGTTTCCCAATATGAATATTGAAGAGAACATTACGGTCGTTCCAAAACTTCTTAAATGGAGTAAGGAAAAGAGACGTAAAAGAGCAGAGGAGCTTTTAAAACTTGTCGGAATGCCGTATGAAGAAAACGCGCATAAGTATCCTAATGAATTAAGTGGAGGGCAACAGCAGAGAATAGGCGTACTTAGAGCTTTAGCAGCAGAACCTCCAATTATTTTAATGGACGAGCCATTTGGTGCACTGGACCCAATTACAAGGGAGAATCTTCAAGATGAATTAAAAGTCATTCAAAAAAAGCTAAAAAAAACAGTGGTTTTTGTTACGCATGATATGGATGAAGCCATAAAAATGGCGGATAAAATCATTTTCATGTATAATGGCAAAATACTTCAGGCAGCTAGCCCTGAAGAAATGTTGAAAAATCCTGCTGATCCTGTTATAAAAAATTTCTTGGGCAAGCGATCTTACTCAAGTACGGGTGAAGATCTAATTTGTAAAGATGTTATGAGAACAAAAATATTAACAGTGCCTAACACCAAGAAAACATTGGAATGCATAAATCTGATGAAGCAAAGACAAATTAATTCCGTAGTGGTCGTGGATGAGAATGAAAGATATTTAGGAGTAGCAGGAATTAAAGAAATCATGAAGACAGGCAAGCCTGGTGAATCAATTGAGAAAGTTACGAATAAAGACCTGAAAACTGTATCAGTAAATACCAATGCCAAAGAAGCATTTGATTACTTGATGGAGTCAAACAATGACTATATTGTTGTTTTAAACAGCGATAAGACAGTGGCTGGCATAATTACTGAAAGCAGTATGACGAATGCACTGGCAAGTGTAGTCTGGGGGGGATGA
- a CDS encoding ABC transporter permease, whose translation MDVIIAFFDRYSEMLVRAIVVHLQYVFISVIIGFLIAFVLAILLSRVPSISDVVIPVLGILQTIPGLVFIGVLFIYLGIRPITIIVALSVYAVFPILKNTYTGIVNVDSALKEAARGCGMNSLQILYKVEIPMAISAIFAGLRMSTIYTVSWAVLAAMIGLGGLGEFIYRGIDTNNNMLIVGGAIPAAILAVLLGFFIDFIQKILTPRGLKGE comes from the coding sequence ATGGATGTAATAATTGCTTTTTTTGATCGTTATAGTGAAATGTTGGTGAGGGCAATAGTCGTGCACCTTCAGTACGTTTTTATTTCAGTCATTATTGGATTTTTGATTGCCTTTGTTCTTGCAATATTACTTTCAAGAGTGCCCAGCATATCAGATGTTGTAATCCCGGTTTTAGGGATTCTTCAAACTATACCCGGTCTTGTGTTTATTGGAGTACTGTTCATATATTTAGGAATTCGCCCAATAACAATTATAGTTGCATTATCTGTCTATGCAGTATTTCCCATTTTAAAAAATACTTATACTGGTATCGTCAACGTGGATTCCGCACTAAAGGAAGCGGCTAGAGGATGTGGGATGAACAGTCTGCAAATTCTATACAAAGTGGAAATTCCCATGGCTATCAGTGCAATTTTCGCAGGTTTGCGTATGAGCACTATTTATACTGTCAGTTGGGCTGTTTTGGCTGCAATGATTGGCCTTGGAGGATTGGGAGAATTCATTTACAGAGGAATAGACACAAATAATAACATGCTGATTGTCGGAGGAGCAATCCCTGCAGCTATATTGGCTGTTCTTCTAGGTTTTTTTATTGATTTTATTCAGAAAATACTAACCCCGCGTGGTCTGAAAGGAGAGTAA
- a CDS encoding ABC transporter permease, translated as MAMRYVWEHLYLVSVAFGFNIVIGLILGILAYLVKFLRPGILWTVDILQTVPVLALLGMIMLVFGANSTTVIIGIVLYSLLPIVRNTFVGLVGISPSIKEAAKGMGMTNIQRLIQVELPLSFPIIFTGLRIALVTSIGIAVFGAFVGGGGLGATINRAILLQDMSTLMQATGTLMIMAIGFDLLMGSIEKRLKSRKTVG; from the coding sequence ATGGCTATGAGATATGTTTGGGAGCATCTATACTTAGTAAGCGTAGCATTTGGCTTTAATATTGTCATTGGACTGATTCTGGGGATATTGGCATACTTGGTGAAGTTTTTAAGACCTGGTATATTGTGGACGGTGGATATTCTTCAAACTGTACCGGTTTTAGCGCTTTTAGGTATGATCATGTTAGTGTTTGGAGCAAATAGCACTACGGTAATAATAGGGATAGTATTATACTCATTATTGCCAATCGTCCGAAATACTTTTGTTGGATTGGTAGGTATCAGTCCCAGTATTAAGGAAGCAGCTAAGGGCATGGGGATGACAAACATTCAGAGGTTGATTCAGGTAGAACTTCCGCTGTCATTTCCAATCATTTTCACAGGATTGAGAATAGCATTGGTTACTTCAATAGGCATAGCTGTATTTGGCGCCTTCGTTGGGGGAGGGGGGTTGGGAGCTACTATTAATCGAGCTATTTTGTTACAGGATATGAGTACTTTGATGCAAGCGACCGGAACGTTAATGATTATGGCAATTGGTTTTGATTTGCTTATGGGAAGTATTGAAAAACGTTTAAAGAGCCGAAAAACTGTCGGTTGA
- a CDS encoding glycine betaine ABC transporter substrate-binding protein, whose translation MRKRCLLLLCAILLGIVMAGCSGTREEGTEFVMAEGQFSEVDIIMQMTGILLEKNTDLNVRIKDSMATVIAANALESGEIDMFMGYDGTLLTTVGGGDPRDVPQGVDLFDYAKQVGEETRGLTLTCKFGFENTYALAIRREFAEENNIETISDLMSYTEDLVFGAEHEFFDEEGSMRFTPFNEHYGANWKNGVSIDLGLKYSAMDNRNIDVTMVYSTDGLILKSDLVILVDDKNFFPQYYGSHMVRDTVYEEFADVAPNLEEVFFMLEGQISNEEMIEMNYKADVEGEDPYDIAMEFLQSKGLVD comes from the coding sequence ATGAGGAAAAGATGTTTGTTATTACTCTGTGCTATTTTGTTAGGGATTGTGATGGCTGGCTGCAGCGGAACAAGGGAAGAAGGAACAGAATTTGTCATGGCTGAGGGACAGTTCTCGGAGGTAGACATTATCATGCAAATGACAGGGATTCTCTTAGAGAAAAATACTGATTTAAACGTCAGAATTAAAGATTCTATGGCAACTGTAATAGCAGCAAATGCGCTGGAATCAGGGGAAATTGATATGTTTATGGGATATGATGGTACTTTGTTGACGACGGTGGGTGGTGGAGATCCAAGAGATGTTCCGCAAGGCGTCGATTTATTTGATTATGCCAAGCAGGTAGGAGAAGAAACTAGAGGGCTGACGTTAACATGTAAGTTTGGTTTTGAAAACACATATGCTTTGGCTATTAGAAGAGAATTTGCAGAAGAGAACAATATTGAGACCATCAGTGACTTGATGTCTTATACTGAAGATTTGGTTTTTGGTGCTGAACATGAATTTTTTGATGAAGAAGGTAGTATGAGATTTACACCTTTTAATGAACACTATGGAGCGAATTGGAAAAATGGAGTTTCCATTGACTTGGGATTGAAGTATTCTGCTATGGATAATAGAAATATCGATGTAACCATGGTATATTCTACAGATGGATTGATATTAAAGTCCGATTTAGTGATTTTGGTAGATGACAAGAATTTCTTCCCTCAGTATTATGGCTCTCACATGGTAAGAGACACGGTATATGAAGAATTTGCTGACGTAGCTCCGAACTTAGAAGAGGTGTTTTTTATGTTGGAGGGGCAAATAAGCAATGAAGAAATGATTGAAATGAATTATAAAGCAGATGTTGAAGGAGAAGATCCATATGATATCGCTATGGAGTTTCTTCAATCAAAAGGATTAGTAGATTGA